Genomic DNA from Lentimicrobiaceae bacterium:
AATTTGATATTAAAATGATTATCTGAGTGGTTTTTTGGACCCCACCCCATCCCTCCCCTCGTGAGGGGAGGGCGCTATAAATCTAAATTGCAGGTAGTTATTTGATGGGTAGGGTCAGAGGAAATGAAGTTATCTGAGGGAGAAATTCTGTTGTTTGATATAAAAGTTCAGCTATTTTAATTTGATATATAAATAGTTATCTGAGTAGTTTTTTTGGACCCCACCCCATCCCTCCCCTCGTGAGGGGATGGCACTATAAACCTAAATTGCAGGTAGTTATTTGATGGGTAGGGTCAGAGGAAAAGAAGTTATCTGAGGGAGAAATTCTGTTGTTTGATATAAAAGTTCAGCTATTTTAATTTGATATATAAACAGTTATCTGAGTAGTTTTTTTGGACCCCACCCCATCCCTCCCCTCGTGAGGGGAGGGCGCTATAAATCTAAATTGCAGGTAGTTATTGGATGGGTAGGGTCAAGGGAAAAGAAGTTATCTGAGGAAGCGATTCAGACATCTGAGAAAGAAGTTCAGTTGTCTGAGTAGTTTTCTCGGAACATAGCGGTCCCGATAGTCATCGGGATGTATTTCCACAATTATATTTAAATAAAAATATACCAACAGCTCATCAAATAAAAGATTAATATGCTGCTCAGAACATAAAAGAATTTCTAATTCCGCAAAACAAATATAATCTGATATATAGTAGTTAAAACAAAAAGGGGCAAATGGCAAGGATAAAACAGGTGAATTGAATTTTGTCCGGCAGCAAAAAGGAATAAAACAAAATATGTTACTACCTTTGCGCACCAAAGCGGATGTGTCGTAATTGGTAGCCGAGCCAGACTTAGGATCTGGTGCCGAGAGGCGTGGGGGTTCGAGTCCCCCTATCCGCACAAAGTAAATAAAAAGCTGCATAGGCTGGAAACGTGGCATGGAAATTACCTACCTTTTTGAGGGACGAAGTCCACGAAATCATCCGCAAGCCAGTAGAAGACTACCGCAGAAAGTTTGAAAATTTGGAATCTATTTTGTCGGAGGTATAATTTTCACAACTGCGAAGCGTTAAATTTTATATTTTCGTTCCCAAAATTCCTTGCATGAATAAAATCATCCTGCTGGTACTGTTTTTATGGAATACCCTTTGCGTTTTTTCGCAAACCCCACAACTTCCCGATAGGATAAACGCCTGTAATAATGAAGCGGTTATGCTTGATGCAGGGGAAGATTTTGCATCCTACCTCTGGAATACCGGCGATACCACACAAACCATCACCGTAAAAGAACAGGGTAAATATACGGTTACAGTAACCGATACCTTAGGCATTGTAAGTAAAGATTCGTGCATAGTACATTATCTTATATTTGAAATTATACCCAAAAATCCTGTTATTTACTGCCCCGGCAATATCACCCTGAGAGTAATACCCGACACTCTGGACTGTATATGGATGCCACTGGGCATTACCAACGATACCGTTAACGTTAGTCCAAACCGTACCACACAATACCGGGTTACGGTTTCAGACGGTAACAACTTTACTTGTACCGACACAGTTACAGTAAAAGTAATTCCCCCTTTTTCTGTTATCCTCGAACAAATTAGTAAAGGCTGTTTTACCCCCCCCGACAGTACCTGCGACGGAGGCTTTAAAGCAGTTATAAAAGGCGGTATGCCGCCTTACACAATACTATGGGATGGTGCAGAAGTAGCCTGGGATACTATTGCCGTTAATTTGTGTGCAGGCAATCATAATTTCTCTGTTACCGATGCCTCCCTCTGCGGCTTCGACACCACTTTTTACGTTGATTCGTACAAAGCTTTGAATGCTACTATTAAGGCTGACCCGGAAAAGGTTTATTTACAAAATCCGACTATACAATTTTCCTTTGAAATTGAAGAAAATGCATCAGAATTATACGACTGGGAATGGTATTTT
This window encodes:
- a CDS encoding gliding motility-associated C-terminal domain-containing protein, with translation MNKIILLVLFLWNTLCVFSQTPQLPDRINACNNEAVMLDAGEDFASYLWNTGDTTQTITVKEQGKYTVTVTDTLGIVSKDSCIVHYLIFEIIPKNPVIYCPGNITLRVIPDTLDCIWMPLGITNDTVNVSPNRTTQYRVTVSDGNNFTCTDTVTVKVIPPFSVILEQISKGCFTPPDSTCDGGFKAVIKGGMPPYTILWDGAEVAWDTIAVNLCAGNHNFSVTDASLCGFDTTFYVDSYKALNATIKADPEKVYLQNPTIQFSFEIEENASELYDWEWYFGDGSPVSKESSPIHVYSGIKKYYDPNNQSYTDTLHLVRQIEGCQCDTNIIYTIPIEEIKFELPNVMTPNSDGANDVFRIDSMIYYYKQVELVIFNRWGKKVYESSKYNNDFNGGGLDNGVYFLILRCHGYFRDDVFKGSLTIIRN